Proteins from one Oryza sativa Japonica Group chromosome 12, ASM3414082v1 genomic window:
- the LOC4351817 gene encoding 2-alkenal reductase (NADP(+)-dependent), with amino-acid sequence MAAATVSNKRVILKRYVTGLLSEDDMEVVTVEAPPLDVPTGSKGVVVKNLYVSCDPYMRNRMTHHELPSYIPDFVPGEVLENFGVMKVISSGHLDFKAGDLVWGMTGWEEYTVINNPESLFKINHPELPLSYYTGILGMPGLTAYAGFFDVPKPKKGEYVFISGASGAVGQVVGQLAKITGCYVIGSAGYDEKVNLLKSKFGFDDAFNYKKEQDLEAALRRYFPEGIDIYYENVGGKMLDAVLPNMSLGGRIVACGMISQYNLEQPEGVRNLYYIVTKRLRMEGFHVFDYYDRYYRFEEEMAGYLKEEKVSYVEDVVEGLDTAPAALIRLFTGRSVGKQLVAVARE; translated from the exons ATGGCGGCGGCCACAGTAAGCAACAAGAGGGTGATCCTAAAACGATACGTGACTGGGCTTCTCTCGGAGGATGATATGGAGGTGGTGACGGtggaggcgccgccgctggaTGTGCCAACGGGGTCGAAGGGGGTGGTGGTGAAGAATCTGTATGTTTCGTGTGACCCTTACATGCGCAATCGGATGACCCACCACGAGTTGCCCAGCTACATCCCGGATTTTGTCCCAGGGGAG GTTTTGGAAAATTTTGGCGTGATGAAGGTGATATCATCTGGGCACCTGGATTTCAAGGCAGGTGATCTTGTTTGGGGGATGACCGGATGGGAAGAATATACCGTGATCAACAATCCAGAATCGCTTTTCAAGATCAATCACCCTGAACTTCCTCTATCCTACTACACTGGTATTCTAG GAATGCCAGGGCTTACCGCCTATGCTGGATTCTTTGACGTGCCCAAGCCAAAGAAAGGTGAATATGTCTTTATCTCAGGAGCATCTGGTGCTGTAGGTCAGGTTGTTGGGCAGCTTGCTAAGATCACAGGTTGCTACGTGATCGGCAGTGCTGGTTATGACGAAAAG GTCAACTTATTGAAGAGTAAGTTTGGCTTTGATGATGCTTTCAACTACAAGAAGGAACAAGATCTTGAGGCAGCCCTAAGGAG ATATTTTCCAGAGGGTATTGATATCTACTATGAGAATGTGGGCGGCAAAATGCTAGACGCAGTACTACCTAATATGAGTCTGGGTGGTCGGATTGTGGCATGTGGGATGATCTCGCAGTACAACCTGGAgcagcccgagggggtgcgAAACCTGTACTACATCGTTACCAAGCGCCTGCGCATGGAGGGCTTCCATGTGTTTGACTACTATGACAGGTACTACCGGTTCGAGGAGGAGATGGCTGGGTACCTGAAGGAAGAAAAGGTGTCATACGTAGAAGATGTCGTTGAGGGGCTCGACACAGCACCGGCAGCGCTCATCAGGCTCTTCACTGGCCGTAGCGTTGGAAAACAGCTCGTCGCCGTTGCACGCGAGTGA
- the LOC4351818 gene encoding 2-alkenal reductase (NADP(+)-dependent), translating to MAATASNKRVILKRYVTGLLSEDDMEVVTTEVPPLAVVPAGSEAVVVKNLYVSCDPYMRNRMTRHEVPSYVSDFIPGEVLANFGVMRVISSGHPDFKAGDLVWGITGWEEYTVINNPESLFRINHPKLPLSYYTGILGMPGLTAYAGFFEVSKPKKGEYVFISAASGAVGQIVGQLAKIIGCYVVGSAGSDEKVSLLKTKFGFNDAFNYKKEPDLEAALRRYFPEGIDIYFENVGGETLDAVLPNMRLGGRIAACGMISQYNLERPEGVKNLFYIVTKRLRMEGFLVFDFYDRYYQFEDEMARYLKEGKVAYVEDVVEGLDAAPAALIKLFTGRNVGKQLVAIARE from the exons atggcggcgacggcgagcaacAAGAGGGTGATCCTGAAGCGGTACGTGACGGGGCTCCTGTCGGAGGATGACATGGAGGTGGTGACGACGGAAGTGCCACCGTTGGCCGTCGTCCCAGCAGGgtcggaggcggtggtggtgaagaACCTGTATGTCTCCTGCGATCCTTACATGCGCAACCGGATGACCCGTCATGAGGTGCCTAGCTATGTCTCAGACTTTATCCCGGGAGAG GTTTTGGCAAATTTTGGCGTGATGAGGGTGATATCATCCGGCCACCCAGATTTCAAGGCAGGTGATCTTGTTTGGGGAATAACCGGATGGGAAGAATACACCGTGATTAACAATCCGGAATCACTTTTCAGGATCAATCACCCTAAACTTCCTCTGTCCTACTACACTGGTATTTTAG GAATGCCAGGGCTTACAGCCTATGCTGGATTCTTTGAAGTGTCTAAGCCGAAGAAAGGTGAATATGTCTTTATTTCAGCAGCATCTGGTGCCGTAGGTCAGATTGTTGGGCAGCTTGCTAAGATCATAGGCTGCTATGTGGTTGGCAGTGCTGGTTCTGACGAAAAG GTCAGCTTATTGAAGACCAAGTTTGGCTTTAATGACGCTTTCAACTATAAGAAGGAGCCAGACCTCGAGGCAGCCCTAAGGAG GTATTTTCCAGAGGGTATCGACATCTACTTTGAGAATGTGGGCGGTGAGACGCTAGATGCAGTGCTACCTAACATGCGCCTAGGTGGTCGGATCGCGGCATGTGGGATGATCTCGCAGTACAACCTAGAGCGGCCAGAGGGGGTGAAAAACTTGTTCTATATCGTCACCAAGCGTCTGCGTATGGAGGGGTTCCTTGTGTTTGACTTCTATGACAGGTACTACCAGTTCGAGGATGAAATGGCTAGGTACCTAAAGGAAGGGAAGGTGGCATACGTGGAGGACGTCGTTGAGGGGCTCGATGCGGCACCGGCAGCACTCATTAAGCTCTTCACCGGCCGCAATGTCGGAAAACAGCTCGTCGCCATCGCACGAGAGTGA